One window from the genome of Deinococcus sp. NW-56 encodes:
- the rnhA gene encoding ribonuclease HI, with amino-acid sequence MTRPGGKPHFKKSAAQKAQDAARDLLPIKAGIQPAVPVAGEEVDLYSDGACDTGAGHGGWATILRYKGQELVLSGNERDTTNNRMELRGLLEGLKTLKRPCQVRVVTDSQYLRKAFTDGWILKWQRNGWKTAGGDPVKNRDLWEELIAQAQTHALTFVWVRGHNGHGENERVDRLAVEERKKLRAG; translated from the coding sequence ATGACGCGCCCCGGCGGGAAGCCGCACTTCAAGAAGTCCGCCGCCCAGAAGGCGCAGGACGCCGCCCGCGACCTCCTCCCCATCAAGGCGGGCATCCAGCCTGCGGTCCCGGTGGCGGGCGAGGAGGTGGACCTCTACAGCGACGGGGCCTGCGACACCGGGGCCGGACACGGCGGGTGGGCGACCATCCTGCGCTACAAAGGGCAGGAACTCGTCCTGAGCGGCAACGAGCGCGACACCACCAACAACCGCATGGAGCTGCGCGGGCTGCTGGAGGGATTGAAAACCCTCAAACGGCCCTGTCAGGTGCGGGTGGTGACCGACAGCCAGTATCTGCGCAAGGCCTTTACCGACGGCTGGATTCTGAAGTGGCAGCGCAACGGCTGGAAGACGGCGGGCGGCGATCCGGTCAAGAACAGGGACCTCTGGGAAGAGCTGATCGCCCAGGCGCAGACGCACGCGCTGACCTTCGTGTGGGTGCGCGGCCACAACGGGCACGGCGAGAACGAGCGGGTGGACAGGCTCGCCGTGGAGGAACGCAAGAAGCTCCGGGCCGGGTGA
- a CDS encoding PIG-L deacetylase family protein, which translates to MRLMAVFAHPDDEIGCIGTLARHAARGDEVLLVWTTLGELASQFGDAPHEEVTRVRQEHGAWVAQRIGARHHFFDMGDSRMTGGRTEALQLARLYARFRPNAVITWSDDHPHPDHRMTAKIAFDAVTLARIPKIVNESGGGALMPPAPDLSGDEAVESGEDVARLEAWREPVRFYQYYAPASPYPEVFVDTSETFEVAADVAGYYRDFYKWAWSAEQFRETRAQIGRLAGVKYAERFTLRASHLRAREYLD; encoded by the coding sequence ATGCGACTCATGGCCGTCTTTGCCCACCCCGACGACGAGATCGGCTGCATCGGCACCCTCGCCAGGCACGCGGCGCGGGGCGACGAGGTGCTGCTGGTGTGGACCACCCTGGGGGAACTCGCCTCCCAGTTCGGAGACGCCCCACACGAGGAAGTCACCCGCGTCCGCCAGGAGCACGGGGCGTGGGTGGCGCAGAGGATCGGGGCGCGGCACCACTTCTTCGACATGGGCGACAGCCGCATGACAGGCGGGCGCACCGAGGCCCTGCAACTCGCCCGCCTGTATGCCCGCTTCCGGCCCAACGCGGTGATCACCTGGAGCGACGACCACCCCCACCCGGACCACCGCATGACCGCCAAGATCGCCTTTGATGCCGTCACGCTGGCCCGCATCCCCAAGATCGTCAACGAGTCGGGCGGCGGGGCGCTGATGCCCCCGGCGCCCGACCTCAGCGGCGACGAGGCGGTCGAGAGCGGCGAGGACGTGGCCCGGCTCGAAGCGTGGCGCGAGCCCGTGCGCTTCTACCAGTACTACGCGCCCGCCTCGCCCTACCCCGAGGTGTTCGTGGACACCTCCGAGACCTTCGAGGTCGCGGCGGACGTGGCGGGCTACTACCGCGACTTTTACAAGTGGGCGTGGTCCGCCGAGCAGTTCCGCGAGACGCGGGCGCAGATCGGGCGGCTGGCGGGCGTGAAGTACGCGGAGAGGTTCACTCTGCGGGCGAGCCATCTGCGGGCGCGGGAGTACCTGGACTGA
- a CDS encoding MFS transporter — MTSPSQHAPAGWRTFLLLWGSQSVSLIGSYVAWFALNVYVAQVLYPGEDQKAPLALALGALAIASTLSAVLLAPVAGSVADRTDRKRVMLLAGVVSGLLTLGMAALMFGMTVPFWLLLAFVIVTQSLSHFHEAALESSYVMIVPEGQLTRANGMMQTTRQFSSLLAPTLATLLVGVPALLGWTGGLAPLAQGVPFALLVDGVSFLVAALILARLAIPSPPPAENHGSAAANLKADTRLGWTYLLRRPPLLQLLIVAAALNFATAAIPVYQTLLTTFTLEADRTARGLSFPATLAIIQTVTSLGMFLGGLAISTWGGLKQRRILGILLPALVSGAGLVLMGLSGNLYLTAAAFALTVFVMPITNAHSGGIWQSQVPREMQGRVFAVRRVVGRVTVPLGMAFVSALSTSLPPGPVIAGMGLLVVLICAVQLLNPTVQRVEDRDYVEGLAAARGG, encoded by the coding sequence ATGACATCTCCCTCCCAACACGCCCCGGCGGGCTGGCGGACGTTTCTGCTGCTGTGGGGATCGCAGTCGGTGAGCCTGATCGGGTCCTACGTGGCGTGGTTTGCCCTGAACGTGTATGTCGCGCAGGTGCTCTACCCCGGCGAGGACCAGAAAGCGCCGCTGGCCCTGGCGCTCGGCGCCCTCGCCATCGCGTCCACCCTCAGCGCGGTGCTGCTCGCGCCGGTTGCCGGGTCGGTGGCCGACCGCACCGACCGCAAGCGGGTGATGCTGCTCGCGGGCGTGGTGTCGGGCCTGCTCACGCTGGGCATGGCCGCGCTGATGTTCGGAATGACGGTGCCCTTCTGGTTGCTGCTGGCCTTTGTGATCGTCACCCAGTCGCTGAGCCACTTCCACGAGGCCGCGCTGGAAAGCAGCTACGTGATGATCGTGCCCGAGGGCCAGCTCACCCGCGCCAACGGCATGATGCAGACCACCCGGCAGTTTTCCAGCCTGCTCGCGCCCACGCTGGCGACCCTGCTGGTCGGCGTGCCCGCGCTGCTGGGCTGGACTGGGGGTCTCGCGCCGCTGGCGCAGGGGGTGCCCTTCGCGCTGCTGGTGGACGGGGTGAGCTTCCTGGTGGCGGCCCTGATTCTCGCGCGGCTGGCGATTCCCAGCCCGCCTCCGGCCGAGAACCACGGCAGCGCGGCCGCCAACCTCAAGGCCGACACCCGCCTGGGCTGGACCTACCTGCTGCGCCGCCCGCCGCTGCTGCAACTGCTGATCGTGGCGGCGGCCCTGAACTTCGCCACCGCCGCGATTCCGGTGTATCAGACCCTGCTGACCACCTTCACGCTGGAGGCCGACCGCACCGCGCGGGGCCTGAGCTTCCCGGCGACCCTGGCGATCATCCAGACCGTGACCAGCCTGGGGATGTTCCTGGGCGGGCTGGCGATCAGCACCTGGGGCGGGTTGAAGCAGCGGCGCATCCTGGGCATCCTGCTGCCCGCGCTGGTGTCGGGCGCCGGACTCGTGTTGATGGGGCTGTCGGGCAACCTGTACCTGACGGCGGCGGCCTTCGCCCTGACGGTGTTCGTCATGCCGATCACCAATGCCCACAGCGGCGGCATCTGGCAGTCGCAGGTGCCGCGCGAGATGCAGGGGCGGGTCTTTGCCGTGCGCCGGGTGGTGGGCCGCGTCACCGTGCCGCTGGGCATGGCCTTCGTGAGCGCCCTGTCCACCAGCCTGCCCCCTGGCCCGGTGATCGCGGGGATGGGCCTGCTGGTCGTGCTGATCTGCGCCGTGCAACTCCTCAACCCCACCGTGCAGCGGGTGGAAGACCGCGACTATGTGGAGGGGCTGGCAGCGGCGCGGGGGGGGTAA
- a CDS encoding DUF4870 domain-containing protein has translation MTLPDPRSPTSAPNLRGDPGVIPEPERTPALLIHLSPLLGLVLPGLGNVLGPLAAWLGYRDRHAVLDAQGKEVVNFQISVWLYSLLAGLLFFGLFSLGLIGGAAGAAAGSPDLGAFALFGSLAAFFAFFIPASLVLWAFPLVVMLLAVIRVNQGRTYRYPLSIRFIR, from the coding sequence ATGACCCTCCCCGACCCCCGCTCCCCGACTTCCGCGCCCAACCTGCGCGGTGATCCTGGCGTGATTCCCGAGCCGGAGCGCACGCCCGCGCTGCTGATTCACCTCTCGCCTTTGCTGGGGCTGGTGCTGCCGGGGCTGGGCAACGTGCTGGGGCCGCTCGCGGCGTGGCTGGGGTACCGCGACCGCCACGCGGTGCTGGACGCGCAGGGCAAGGAGGTCGTCAATTTTCAGATCAGTGTGTGGCTGTACTCGCTGCTCGCGGGTCTGCTGTTTTTCGGCCTGTTCAGCCTGGGGCTGATCGGCGGCGCGGCGGGGGCGGCGGCGGGCAGCCCGGACCTGGGGGCCTTCGCGCTGTTCGGCAGCCTCGCGGCCTTCTTCGCTTTTTTCATTCCGGCCAGCCTGGTGCTGTGGGCCTTTCCGCTGGTGGTGATGCTGCTGGCGGTCATCCGGGTGAACCAGGGGCGGACGTACCGGTATCCGCTGAGCATCCGCTTCATCCGCTAG
- the glmU gene encoding bifunctional UDP-N-acetylglucosamine diphosphorylase/glucosamine-1-phosphate N-acetyltransferase GlmU → MTQIERPLDVVILAAGQGTRMKSALPKVLHPVAGRPMVAWAVRAAQALGARRIVVVTGHGAEQVEAALQQPGVAFARQHGQLGTGHAFLAGADALSDQGDADILVLYGDTPLLRPETLRALLDDHRAHASAFTILTGELPDATGYGRIIRDAAGNVERIVEQKGATPEEQAVREFNSGVYVMDGRAPALARRITNDNAAGEYYLTDLLALYRAEGAAVRAFKLDDPDEVMGANDRAGLAEAEAILRRRINAGHMRAGVTMHDPDSVRIEDTVRIGRDVTLEPGVILRGDTRIADGVTVGAYSVLTDSVLEEGAVVKAHSVLEGAHVGPGSDVGPFARLRPGTVLEGDVHIGNFVETKAARLGPGVKAGHLAYLGDVEIGAETNVGAGTIVANFDGVNKHRSTVGAGVFIGSNSTLIAPRVVGDAAFIAAGSAVHEDVPEGAMAVARGKQRNVEGWSRRYWGGMREKVGQKLPWLAGWLERQG, encoded by the coding sequence ATGACACAGATTGAACGTCCGCTGGACGTGGTGATTCTCGCGGCGGGGCAGGGCACCCGCATGAAATCGGCGCTGCCCAAGGTGTTGCACCCCGTCGCCGGGCGCCCGATGGTCGCGTGGGCGGTGCGGGCGGCGCAGGCGCTGGGAGCGCGGCGCATCGTCGTGGTGACCGGGCACGGGGCCGAGCAGGTGGAGGCGGCCCTGCAACAGCCCGGCGTGGCCTTCGCGCGGCAGCATGGGCAACTCGGCACCGGGCACGCGTTTCTTGCGGGGGCCGACGCGCTGTCTGACCAGGGTGACGCCGACATCCTGGTGCTGTACGGGGACACGCCGCTGCTGCGCCCGGAAACGCTGCGGGCGCTGCTGGACGACCACCGCGCCCACGCCTCGGCCTTCACGATCCTGACGGGCGAACTGCCCGACGCGACCGGCTACGGACGGATCATCCGCGACGCGGCGGGGAACGTGGAGCGCATCGTGGAGCAGAAGGGGGCGACTCCCGAGGAACAGGCCGTGCGCGAGTTCAACTCCGGCGTGTACGTGATGGACGGCCGCGCCCCCGCACTCGCCCGGCGCATCACGAATGACAACGCGGCGGGCGAGTACTACCTCACCGACCTGCTGGCGCTGTACCGGGCCGAGGGCGCGGCGGTGCGGGCCTTCAAGCTGGACGACCCCGACGAGGTCATGGGCGCCAACGACCGCGCGGGGCTGGCCGAGGCCGAGGCGATCCTCCGGCGCCGCATCAACGCCGGGCACATGCGGGCCGGAGTCACGATGCACGACCCCGACTCGGTCCGAATTGAGGACACCGTGCGAATTGGCCGTGACGTGACCCTGGAACCCGGCGTGATCCTGCGCGGGGACACCCGCATCGCGGACGGCGTGACGGTCGGTGCCTACAGCGTCCTGACCGACTCGGTGCTGGAAGAAGGCGCGGTCGTCAAGGCCCACTCCGTGCTGGAGGGTGCTCATGTCGGCCCCGGCAGCGACGTGGGGCCGTTCGCCCGCCTTCGCCCCGGCACGGTGCTGGAGGGGGACGTCCACATCGGCAACTTCGTGGAGACGAAGGCGGCGCGGCTGGGGCCGGGGGTCAAGGCGGGGCACCTCGCCTACCTGGGCGACGTGGAGATCGGCGCGGAGACGAACGTGGGCGCTGGGACCATCGTCGCCAACTTCGACGGGGTGAACAAGCACCGCTCCACCGTTGGTGCGGGCGTGTTTATCGGCTCCAACTCCACCCTGATCGCCCCGCGCGTGGTGGGCGACGCGGCCTTTATCGCGGCGGGCAGCGCCGTCCACGAGGACGTGCCCGAGGGCGCGATGGCCGTTGCACGGGGCAAGCAGCGCAACGTGGAAGGCTGGAGTCGCCGCTACTGGGGCGGGATGCGCGAGAAGGTCGGGCAGAAGCTGCCGTGGCTGGCCGGGTGGCTGGAGCGGCAGGGCTAG
- the yqeK gene encoding bis(5'-nucleosyl)-tetraphosphatase (symmetrical) YqeK: MRVTWEDLWPEPLRDAAPYRGRDLTDLAADVDALLAACGKTIIREHVPRVAGEAEALAGRFGVDPALAQEAALLHDLGGSVPREAMLPLSERLGLPVCPEERQVPLLLHAGLSVVIARRRYGVHDPAVLQAIRVHTTLHARPTPLDLTVFLADKLEWDQGGVPPYGAELRRALDGGLLAGARWMIAWMASPEARLLIPHPDLRAAWEAFGIQAPISTPGEA; this comes from the coding sequence GTGAGGGTGACCTGGGAGGACCTCTGGCCGGAGCCGCTGCGGGACGCCGCGCCGTACCGGGGGCGGGACTTGACCGACCTCGCCGCCGACGTGGACGCCCTGCTCGCGGCCTGTGGAAAGACCATCATCCGCGAACATGTGCCGCGCGTGGCCGGGGAGGCGGAGGCGCTGGCCGGGCGGTTCGGCGTTGATCCCGCCCTCGCCCAGGAGGCGGCCCTGCTGCACGACCTCGGCGGGAGTGTGCCCCGCGAGGCGATGCTGCCCCTGTCCGAGCGGCTGGGGCTGCCCGTGTGCCCCGAGGAGCGGCAGGTGCCCCTGCTGCTGCACGCGGGCCTGAGCGTGGTCATCGCCCGGCGGCGCTACGGGGTCCACGACCCGGCGGTGCTTCAGGCCATTCGCGTTCACACCACCCTGCACGCGCGGCCCACGCCGCTCGACCTCACGGTCTTTCTGGCCGATAAGCTGGAATGGGATCAGGGCGGGGTGCCGCCCTACGGCGCCGAGCTGCGGCGGGCGCTGGACGGCGGGCTGCTGGCGGGTGCGCGGTGGATGATCGCTTGGATGGCCTCGCCGGAGGCCCGGCTCCTGATTCCCCACCCCGACCTGCGGGCCGCGTGGGAGGCGTTCGGTATTCAGGCGCCGATCTCTACCCCCGGCGAAGCGTGA
- a CDS encoding GNAT family N-acetyltransferase, which yields MLTELPTPTPEAGTLLARAMFPDPERIARTLEVYRTDPERRVFVWTEGDRLVSAAGLRTQGETAEVLHLATRPGEEGRGYARALLHALAGHLGAERLVAETDDGAVGFYRRAGFEVTPAPPRGGRARYRVTLRRG from the coding sequence ATGCTGACTGAACTCCCCACCCCGACCCCCGAGGCCGGGACCCTGCTGGCCCGCGCCATGTTCCCCGATCCGGAACGTATCGCCCGCACGTTGGAGGTCTACCGCACAGACCCGGAGCGCCGGGTGTTCGTCTGGACAGAGGGAGACCGACTGGTGAGCGCGGCGGGCCTCCGGACCCAGGGCGAGACCGCCGAGGTGCTTCACCTCGCCACCCGGCCCGGCGAGGAGGGACGCGGATACGCGCGGGCGCTGCTGCACGCGCTGGCCGGGCATCTCGGCGCCGAGCGGCTCGTCGCGGAGACAGACGACGGGGCGGTCGGCTTCTACCGCCGGGCCGGGTTCGAGGTCACGCCCGCTCCACCCAGGGGAGGCCGCGCCCGGTACCGGGTCACGCTTCGCCGGGGGTAG